The Pirellulales bacterium genome contains a region encoding:
- a CDS encoding carboxymuconolactone decarboxylase family protein, with amino-acid sequence MQRLNSVNPQLAQGRTKELLDTVQQAFGMIPNTALVMANSPAVLDSFLAFSTAMGQAKLGAKLHNQVKLTTSETNSCDYCTSILSAVAPSAGLSAADILAGRTGNSADQRTKGALAFAHNVLESRGKVSDLQLAAVRQAGYDDAEIVEIVASVVLGCLTNFLNNVADTELDIPRAEPVAAHSTTTCGTAACSTH; translated from the coding sequence ATGCAACGCCTCAATTCCGTCAACCCGCAACTCGCCCAAGGCCGCACAAAGGAACTGCTTGATACCGTGCAGCAAGCCTTTGGAATGATTCCCAACACCGCCCTCGTGATGGCCAATTCCCCCGCGGTCCTCGATAGTTTTCTTGCCTTTAGCACGGCCATGGGTCAAGCCAAGCTGGGCGCTAAACTGCACAACCAAGTGAAGCTTACGACCAGCGAAACGAATTCCTGCGATTACTGCACGTCGATCCTCAGCGCCGTGGCTCCTTCGGCGGGTCTATCCGCCGCCGACATTTTGGCGGGTCGCACCGGCAATTCCGCGGACCAGCGCACCAAGGGGGCGCTGGCGTTCGCCCATAACGTGCTGGAAAGCCGGGGCAAGGTCAGTGATCTGCAACTCGCCGCCGTCCGCCAGGCTGGGTACGACGATGCTGAAATCGTGGAGATCGTGGCCAGTGTGGTGTTGGGCTGCTTGACGAACTTCCTGAATAACGTGGCCGACACGGAACTTGACATACCCAGGGCCGAACCGGTCGCTGCCCATTCGACGACGACCTGCGGCACTGCCGCTTGTTCGACGCATTAA
- a CDS encoding nuclear transport factor 2 family protein: MTIIRPPFTLETATAKVRVAEDAWNTRDPHKVALAYSENSEWRNRDQFLRGRDQIREFLTHKWERELDYRLTKSLWSYTDNRIAVRFQYEYHNATGQWFRAYGNELWEFDDDGLMQRREASINDVPIKIIDRKFMWPAPGPRPAADAGIPLVK, encoded by the coding sequence ATGACCATTATCCGCCCACCCTTCACGTTGGAAACCGCAACCGCCAAGGTCCGCGTCGCCGAAGATGCGTGGAACACCCGTGACCCGCATAAAGTGGCTCTGGCTTATTCCGAAAACTCGGAATGGCGAAATCGGGATCAGTTCCTACGTGGCCGGGATCAAATTCGAGAGTTTCTGACCCATAAATGGGAGCGGGAACTCGATTACCGCCTTACCAAGTCGCTGTGGAGCTACACAGACAACCGCATCGCCGTTCGCTTTCAGTACGAGTACCACAATGCGACTGGCCAATGGTTTCGGGCCTATGGCAACGAACTGTGGGAATTTGACGACGATGGGTTGATGCAGCGTCGCGAGGCGAGCATTAACGACGTGCCGATCAAAATCATCGATCGGAAGTTTATGTGGCCAGCCCCGGGACCGCGGCCCGCCGCTGACGCGGGAATCCCCTTGGTCAAGTGA